A DNA window from Choristoneura fumiferana chromosome 24, NRCan_CFum_1, whole genome shotgun sequence contains the following coding sequences:
- the LOC141441735 gene encoding uncharacterized protein isoform X6 produces MVFNDCWNCASLAAADNKADTLPPEIAKRHTMPPQPAPRPAVKDKLRRRSGGTVSASSASSLEGEYLAELGEKKPPPGAVKVMPTAPPDKKEEKKVVERKPAENGTDTSSDPGITNNVETTPKKTKAGGFGLFGGKKDKSPKEEKSPKEKSPKQKSPKEKDKKIKDTKPKVAVLDTSNESSNLDTSTEKTPTKSEQDKPGFTKPYEYTDTEKSPSRTKPFIQGAFSYEKEPISDERQRQLNDSQSPTTRKAGLAFNYAPGEDKKVAESAEKRKTPEDPSKLKTPGIDYVQSAALKEQAKANLIDPTLALLNSERAHHEVPLAAAVPVATKPQNEVQVVIITGRYNPKSKKLDDANGTVLVVTGTISKANNKIQTEKELIDTKSGQITYTDPATGKQESKHGHVDSKTGHILFTSGVIDPKTGKLDPTLAQQYCFVEKANDKVGAKPGKEVNLVVITSKYDGKHKKLDAAHGHVDVSRAVVGADGKVSSNYGVIDSRTGKIDYIDPKTGKQEPKQAYVDQKTGNILVTTGVLDPKSGKVDSSLGQQFSIVEKDATKANREVRLVVITSKYDLKSKKLDPNYAHVDAVKGVLSGTDGKIYTDYGIIDPRTGDIQFTDPKTGKQETKRAVVDPKTGNILLLSGVVDPRTGELDTTLGQQYSIVDKPTDTFASCPGKEVQLVAVTAKFDSKNKKLDTPNGFVETSRAIISDKDGKVHTNFGILDPNTGKVLYTDQKTGKPDSKQAIIDPKTGSFILTSGVIDPKTGKSDSSLAQQLTVVDKDAPKGIPERHVNLVIVTSKYDVKNKKLDLTNAHVDSIPGTVDGDDKVHTEYGIVNPTTGEIILTDPVTGKQEVKKAAVDPKTGNLLLTSGVVDPKTGQIDSSLGQQISVVDKPKDKFAAVPGKEVQLVVITSKYDSKYKRLDNPNGHVETSRGIMTSDGKVHTNFGVIDSRSGKIEHVDPKTGKQEIKQAIADPKTGNLLLTSGVTDPKTGKTDSSLAQQLTIVDKDAKPQEREVRLVIITAKYDPKTKKLDASQGNVDTVNGTLGADGKVHTSLVVVDTATGEVFTIDPVTGKQDIKKALVDPKTGNLLITSGVSDPKTGHVDPTLGQQISVVNKPKDTFSTIPGKEVQLVVITSKYDSKNKTLENSNGHVETSRGIVASDGKVHSNFGILDPKTGKIESVDSKTGKSEIKLAVTDPKTGHFLLSSGVVDPKTGKTDSSLAQQLSIVDKDVKPLEREIHLVIITTKYDPKTKKIDPSQGYVDTVSGTVGPDGKIRTAIGIIDPTSGEIVVTNPTTGKQEVKKAQLDPATGHMLVTSQVFDPRTGKVDPSLAQQYSIVNKAVTPHTKPASVGEIRLVIVTSKYDPRTKTVDAGAGTIDASKGYVSAEDGKIHTDFGIIDPRSGQILYRDPLTGKQELKQADIDPKTGNFIVTTAVVDPKTGKIDPSFAQQLTIVDKQNVLAKAPLSQRPVSPARQTPSPVKTPASTPVQTPLQSPVGTSSPIVSSQTQRAAPIAAAVPKTPPSKPTTAPPAPPRRKIVKIMVIFTRIDPKTKKPDLHTAEVEHLTGILDPNGLVETKYGVIDTNKGSIVATDSAGQKLTREGIVLPETGQIFINSGAIDPKTGKVDPSLGMILSVAKQDDPVVDITTIIGPIDPATGKVVIENGTVELTKGKVDAETGHISTKYGVIDPSNEVIFVTDAKGGQDKKSISIDENTGLITLTGAVDPKTGKVDPKLGQIIVVGTHIDPVVEVTTFVGKVDSKKGVIEPKHSVIESTTGQFNPDTNKIDTKYGQIDLVKGTVTYNDPKTGKLESKEVKVDPVTGQLLLRSGQVNPKSGKPDKDVGRLICLRIIQTKVDPVSGKQIVSNEPKNVKVDPKTNQIWTAGPKDPQTGEVLYTAGQIDPVTGYIITIYGRLDPKTGTIVRATDIDRSLIKVDPISGQIYTATGQVDEDNQPLYSASQVDPSTGEIYTKVGKIDGRTGRLIIVKIYVITQKDEKGRVKEVDPKECTIDETTGRIITTKTVYLYQIIDPITGETIDVDPDDPRLKGARTTVTQTMTLSGKIDPVTGRIKTEYGDIDPDTGDIDPSTAVRDPVTGQLILHYSQIDPSHFEDKSGNYTIEKETQDLPANIDIQKVNTHKFSTFGKDESPVRGDEPRTFTEFTTSEHIRHQGYVSSNTPLSSKIPVSQRAKKTPTPPVVVKTTTKQLLTKNDEGVTHNVEQEVENLGTGEVTFSTHTNKAESLEPMEGAGAGKSPYVTARAVTTRTATTHHDLDTKAKTQQMEEKTVAHTLTSSATRQEQRVLTQEVKTMVTTGDKQLTRRGSESSLSSGDSGTPIDFEEGAGEGHYYTTEPGSYRTTTTTSVMGNAPFGSMVHGATTRTSTGVPETEETTINEEGEVVSSQTISSKTRTVETITYKTERNGVVETRVEQKITIQSDGDPIDHDRALAEAIQEATAMNPDMTVEKIEIQQQSTQP; encoded by the exons ATGGTTTTCAACGATTGCTGGAATTGTGCAT CGCTGGCGGCCGCCGACAACAAGGCTGACACGTTGCCTCCAGAAATAGCCAAGCGGCACACCATGCCGCCGCAACCTGCGCCCAGACCCGCAGTCAAGGACAAG CTGCGCCGGCGTTCCGGCGGCACCGTCAGCGCGTCCTCGGCCTCCTCCCTAGAGGGGGAGTACTTGGCCGAGCTAGGGGAAAAG AAACCGCCGCCAGGCGCTGTGAAGGTGATGCCGACAGCGCCTCCGGATAAGAAAGAAGAGAAGAAGGTTGTTGAAAGGAAACCGGCTGAAAAcg GAACCGACACTTCAAGCGATCCTGGCATCACAAATAACGTGGAAACTACGCCCAAGAAAACTAAG GCGGGAGGTTTTGGCCTTTTCGGTGGCAAGAAAGACAAATCGCCTAAAGAAGAAAAATCACCAAAAGAAAAGTCGCCTAAACAGAAGTCACCGAAAGAAAAAGATAAGAAAATTAAAGATACCAAACCCAAAGTGGCCGTGCTCGACACGTCTAACGAAAGCTCTAATCTTGACACATCGACTGAGAAGACCCCCACAAAATCTGAACAAGACAAACCAGGTTTTACTAAACCTTACGAATACACAGACACTGAGAAGAGTCCCTCTCGCACGAAACCGTTCATCCAAGGAGCATTCAGTTACGAGAAAGAACCTATCTCTGATGAGAGACAAAGACAACTTAATGACAGTCAAAGTCCAACAACAAGGAAAGCCGGCCTCGCGTTTAACTACGCTCCGGGAGAAGACAAGAAAGTCGCTGAAAGCGCCGAGAAACGTAAAACACCTGAAGATCCCAGTAAACTTAAGACACCGGGCATTGATTATGTGCAATCAGCCGCTCTAAAAGAACAAGCTAAAGCGAACCTCATCGACCCAACTCTAGCTCTCCTAAACTCCGAAAGAGCTCACCATGAAGTGCCTTTAGCTGCTGCGGTACCAGTTGCTACCAAACCTCAGAACGAGGTTCAAGTCGTCATAATAACCGGCAGATATAATCCCAAGAGCAAGAAACTTGACGATGCCAACGGCACCGTACTCGTTGTTACGGGCACGATTAGCAAGGccaacaataaaatacaaactgaaaaagaaCTTATCGATACAAAATCGGGTCAAATCACCTACACAGACCCTGCAACAGGCAAACAAGAAAGCAAACACGGCCACGTTGATTCAAAGACCGGCCACATTCTATTCACATCTGGTGTTATTGATCCTAAAACTGGAAAGCTTGATCCAACATTGGCCCAACAATATTGCTTCGTTGAAAAAGCCAACGATAAAGTAGGAGCTAAGCCCGGAAAAGAAGTTAATTTGGTTGTAATTACTAGCAAATATGACGGTAAACATAAGAAACTAGATGCCGCGCACGGCCATGTGGACGTTTCAAGAGCAGTTGTAGGTGCTGATGGTAAAGTTAGTTCTAACTATGGTGTTATTGACTCACGAACTGGAAAAATCGATTACATAGATCCCAAGACTGGCAAACAGGAGCCTAAACAGGCTTACGTTGATCAAAAAACAGGCAACATTCTTGTCACAACGGGAGTACTTGATCCTAAATCTGGTAAAGTAGATTCTTCCTTGGGACAACAGTTCAGCATTGTAGAGAAAGATGCTACTAAAGCCAACAGAGAAGTCAGGTTAGTCGTTATTACAAGCAAGTATGACCTGAAGAGCAAGAAATTAGATCCTAACTATGCTCACGTAGATGCAGTCAAGGGTGTACTAAGTGGAACTGATGGCAAGATTTATACAGATTACGGAATTATTGACCCCAGGACGGGTGATATTCAGTTTACTGACCCTAAGACTGGGAAACAAGAGACTAAACGTGCTGTCGTAGATCCCAAAACTGGAAATATCCTCCTGCTATCTGGTGTGGTCGATCCTAGAACCGGAGAACTTGATACTACTTTAGGGCAGCAGTACAGTATTGTAGATAAACCTACAGACACGTTCGCTTCATGCCCTGGTAAAGAAGTGCAACTGGTTGCTGTCACAGCCAAATTTGATTCCAAGAACAAGAAATTGGACACACCAAATGGATTCGTCGAGACCTCCCGGGCCATCATCAGTGATAAAGATGGAAAAGTACACACGAATTTCGGCATTCTCGATCCTAATACGGGTAAAGTGCTTTACACTGACCAAAAAACTGGAAAACCTGATTCTAAACAAGCTATTATTGATCCTAAGACCGGAAGTTTCATATTGACTTCGGGTGTCATCGACCCTAAGACTGGCAAATCCGATTCGTCTCTCGCTCAGCAGCTTACCGTTGTTGACAAAGATGCACCTAAAGGTATCCCTGAACGACATGTCAATCTAGTAATAGTTACGAGCAAATATGACGTCAAGAATAAGAAGTTAGATTTAACTAATGCTCATGTAGATAGTATTCCTGGAACAGTTGACGGCGACGACAAGGTACATACAGAGTATGGCATCGTTAATCCTACCACTGGTGAAATCATTCTGACAGATCCTGTTACAGGTAAACAAGAAGTTAAAAAAGCCGCTGTAGATCCCAAGACGGGCAATCTCTTGCTTACATCAGGAGTAGTCGACCCTAAAACGGGCCAAATTGATTCTAGTTTAGGACAACAGATAAGCGTCGTAGACAAACCTAAGGATAAGTTTGCTGCAGTTCCCGGCAAAGAGGTGCAATTAGTAGTCATAACAAGTAAATATGATTCCAAATACAAGAGATTAGACAACCCCAACGGGCACGTCGAAACGTCAAGAGGTATCATGACTTCTGATGGCAAAGTTCACACTAACTTCGGAGTTATAGATTCTAGAAGCGGTAAGATAGAACATGTTGACCCTAAAACTGGCAAGCAAGAGATCAAACAAGCTATTGCCGATCCTAAAACAGGCAATCTATTACTTACATCTGGAGTCACCGACCCAAAGACTGGTAAAACTGACTCATCGCTGGCCCAGCAACTCACTATAGTTGACAAAGATGCTAAACCACAGGAAAGAGAAGTTCGTTTAGTTATCATTACTGCGAAGTACGACCCCAAGACCAAGAAATTAGACGCAAGCCAAGGCAATGTGGATACCGTTAACGGGACTCTTGGAGCTGATGGTAAAGTTCATACATCATTAGTAGTCGTTGACACGGCTACCGGAGAAGTCTTTACCATTGATCCAGTTACTGGCAAGCAAGACATAAAGAAGGCTTTGGTTGACCCTAAGACTGGTAATCTACTTATTACATCTGGAGTTTCTGATCCTAAGACCGGTCACGTTGACCCCACACTAGGACAGCAAATAAGCGTTGTGAACAAACCTAAAGATACATTCTCTACTATACCAGGCAAAGAAGTTCAGTTAGTTGTTATAACGAGCAAGTATGATTCAAAGAACAAGACGTTAGAAAACAGCAACGGACATGTGGAAACATCAAGGGGTATCGTAGCTTCGGATGGAAAAGTCCATAGTAATTTTGGTATCCTTGACCCTAAAACCGGAAAAATTGAATCCGTTGATTCCAAAACAGGCAAGTCAGAAATCAAGCTAGCTGTCACTGACCCTAAGACAGGACATTTTCTTCTTTCATCCGGTGTTGTCGATCCGAAGACAGGAAAAACAGATTCATCTCTTGCTCAACAACTCAGCATTGTGGACAAAGATGTTAAGCCTCTAGAGAGAGAAATTCATTTAGTAATCATTACTACTAAATACGATCCAAAAACAAAGAAGATTGATCCGAGCCAAGGGTATGTAGATACTGTCAGCGGAACTGTAGGACCCGATGGTAAAATCAGAACTGCAATCGGCATCATCGACCCAACTTCCGGGGAAATAGTGGTGACGAACCCAACAACTGGCAAGCAGGAAGTTAAGAAAGCTCAGTTGGATCCTGCAACAGGCCATATGCTCGTCACGAGTCAGGTGTTTGATCCCAGAACAGGGAAAGTCGATCCTTCTCTTGCTCAACAGTACAGCATTGTCAACAAGGCAGTCACGCCACATACCAAGCCGGCATCGGTTGGTGAGATCCGTCTCGTGATCGTGACAAGCAAGTATGACCCGAGGACCAAGACAGTGGATGCTGGGGCTGGAACTATTGACGCTTCAAAGGGCTACGTCAGCGCCGAAGACGGCAAAATACACACAGATTTCGGCATTATCGACCCGAGATCCGGACAGATTCTCTACAGAGATCCATTGACCGGAAAACAGGAGCTAAAACAAGCGGACATTGATCCCAAGACTGGAAACTTTATTGTCACCACCGCAGTCGTAGACCCTAAGACAGGCAAAATAGATCCCTCATTCGCTCAACAGTTAACGATTGTTGATAAGCAGAATGTGTTAGCTAAGGCACCGCTATCTCAAAGACCAGTTTCCCCCGCGAGACAAACTCCATCGCCGGTCAAGACTCCTGCTTCAACACCAGTGCAAACGCCATTGCAATCACCGGTTGGTACATCCTCACCTATCGTTTCGAGCCAAACACAAAGAGCTGCTCCTATTGCAGCAGCTGTTCCTAAGACACCACCCTCCAAGCCGACCACTGCACCACCGGCCCCGCCTAGAAGGAAGATTGTTAAGATCATGGTAATCTTCACTCGTATCGACCCTAAAACCAAGAAACCAGACTTACATACGGCTGAAGTTGAACATCTTACGGGCATTTTGGACCCTAATGGTTTAGTTGAAACTAAATATGGCGTGATTGACACTAATAAAGGTAGTATCGTCGCCACGGACTCCGCTGGCCAGAAACTGACTAGAGAAGGCATTGTTCTACCTGAAACAGGTCAAATATTTATCAACTCTGGTGCGATTGATCCGAAAACTGGCAAAGTAGATCCTAGCCTAGGCATGATCTTGAGCGTAGCCAAACAAGACGACCCAGTCGTAGACATAACAACTATCATTGGCCCTATCGATCCAGCTACGGGAAAGGTAGTCATAGAAAATGGTACAGTGGAACTTACAAAAGGAAAGGTTGATGCTGAAACTGGACACATTTCCACCAAATATGGAGTCATTGACCCATCAAATGAGGTCATATTCGTAACTGATGCTAAAGGAGGACAAGACAAGAAATCCATCAGCATTGATGAGAATACCGGTCTCATTACTTTAACCGGCGCAGTTGACCCTAAAACAGGCAAAGTCGATCCCAAACTTGGACAAATCATTGTGGTCGGTACTCATATTGACCCAGTTGTAGAAGTTACGACATTTGTTGGTAAAGTCGACTCTAAGAAGGGTGTGATAGAACCCAAACACTCTGTCATTGAAAGCACTACTGGCCAGTTCAATCCAGACACAAACAAAATCGACACAAAGTATGGCCAGATCGATCTTGTTAAAGGTACTGTAACTTACAATGATCCTAAGACTGGCAAGTTGGAAAGCAAGGAAGTGAAAGTCGACCCTGTTACTGGTCAGCTATTATTACGCAGCGGTCAGGTGAACCCGAAATCAGGAAAACCCGATAAGGACGTCGGAAGACTTATCTGTCTAAGAATCATCCAGACTAAGGTCGATCCTGTGTCAGGTAAGCAAATTGTATCTAACGAACCGAAGAACGTTAAAGTTGATCCTAAAACCAACCAAATCTGGACCGCCGGACCTAAAGATCCGCAGACTGGTGAAGTTCTCTACACCGCTGGACAAATCGATCCCGTCACTGGTTACATCATCACTATATACGGCCGCCTCGACCCGAAAACTGGAACGATAGTCAGAGCAACAGATATTGACAGGTCGCTCATCAAGGTTGATCCGATTAGTGGACAAATCTATACAGCCACGGGACAAGTCGACGAAGATAACCAACCGCTATACTCTGCTTCCCAAGTCGATCCATCAACAGGGGAAATCTATACTAAAGTTGGCAAAATCGATGGCAGAACCGGCAGACTGATTATAGTAAAGATCTACGTCATCACGCAAAAGGACGAGAAGGGTCGCGTCAAGGAAGTCGATCCGAAAGAGTGCACGATAGACGAGACCACTGGCAGAATCATAACGACGAAGACCGTGTATTTATATCAAATCATTGATCCAATCACTGGCGAAACGATTGACGTAGACCCAGATGATCCTAGACTAAAGGGCGCTAGAACAACTGTCACTCAAACAATGACGTTGTCGGGCAAGATTGATCCAGTCACAGGCAGGATAAAGACAGAATACGGAGACATCGATCCGGACACAGGTGACATCGACCCTAGCACGGCCGTAAGAGACCCAGTCACGGGACAACTAATACTACACTACTCACAAATAGATCCCTCCCACTTCGAAGATAAGAGCGGCAATTACACTATAGAGAAAGAAACGCAAGACCTCCCAGCAAATATCGACATACAGAAAGTCAACACGCACAAGTTCTCCACGTTCGGCAAAGACGAGAGCCCCGTACGAGGCGACGAGCCGCGAACATTCACAGAGTTCACGACTAGCGAGCACATTAGGCACCAGGGCTATGTGTCGTCAAACACCCCCCTGTCCTCAAAGATCCCGGTTTCGCAGCGCGCTAAGAAGACGCCGACGCCGCCGGTCGTCGTCAAGACGACTACCAAACAGCTCCTCACGAAAAACGACGAGGGCGTCACGCATAATGTCGAGCAGGAGGTCGAAAACCTCGGCACCGGCGAGGTTACCTTCTCCACGCACACCAACAAG GCGGAAAGCCTAGAGCCGATGGAGGGAGCGGGAGCTGGGAAGAGTCCGTACGTGACCGCGAGGGCCGTCACAACTCGCACGGCCACCACACACCACGACCTCGACACGAAAGCGAAGACCCAACAAATGGAGGAGAAAACCGTTGCGCACACACTGACGTCATCCGCCACTCGACAAGAGCAGCGTGTGTTGACGCAGGAGGTCAAAACAATGGTCACCACCGGCGACAAG CAGTTAACCCGACGCGGCTCCGAGAGTTCCTTATCGAGTGGCGATTCTGGTACACCCATCGACTTTGAGGAAGGCGCGGGCGAAGGACACTATTACACCACC GAGCCGGGTTCTTACAGAACAACGACGACGACCAGCGTCATGGGCAACGCTCCTTTCGGCAGCATGGTGCATGGAGCCACCACGAGG ACGTCGACCGGCGTACCGGAGACGGAGGAGACCACCATCAACGAGGAGGGGGAGGTCGTGTCCTCGCAAACCATCAGCTCTAAGACGCGCACCGTCGAAACTATCACC TACAAGACGGAGCGTAACGGCGTGGTGGAAACACGCGTTGAACAGAAGATCACCATCCAATCGGACGGCGACCCCATCGATCACGATCGCGCGCTCGCCGAGGCCATACAG